The Geotrypetes seraphini chromosome 8, aGeoSer1.1, whole genome shotgun sequence genome includes a region encoding these proteins:
- the BLVRB gene encoding flavin reductase (NADPH) isoform X2: MPSAELLLKGTGGGHHVTVLVRNPAGLPPDSKPAKVIVGDVLNKADVNQAVQGQDAVVVVLGTRNDLGATTMMSEGTKNIVEAMKAHGVKKVAACMSSFLLWDIAKIPPRLLPVTEDHIRMHQVLKESGLDYVAVLPPHIAADQPLTKDYKVSEARGGNVISVHDLAHFFLHCLTTSEYNRRSVTLSRDYSKV, translated from the exons GTCATCATGTGACAGTGCTGGTGCGTAATCCCGCCGGCCTCCCTCCTGACAGCAAACCAGCTAAAGTAATTGTGGGTGACGTCTTGAACAAGGCAGATGTCAACCAGGCTGTGCAGGGTCAGGACGCGGTCGTTGTTGTCCTGGGAACCAGGAATGATTTGG GTGCCACCACCATGATGTCAGAAGGCACAAAAAACATTGTAGAAGCAATGAAGGCCCACGGCGTGAAGAAGGTGGCTGCCTGCATGTCAT CCTTCCTGCTCTGGGACATTGCCAAAATTCCTCCCCGTCTTCTCCCCGTGACTGAGGATCACATCCGGATGCATCAGGTCCTGAAAGAATCTGGACTGGATTACGTCGCTGTattgccaccacacattgcag CTGATCAGCCGCTGACCAAAGATTACAAGGTGTCCGAAGCTCGTGGTGGCAACGTGATTTCCGTCCATGACCTGGCACATTTTTTCCTTCACTGCCTGACCACATCAGAGTACAACCGCAGGAGCGTCACCCTCTCTCGAGACTACTCCAAAGTTTAG